GAGAGGCTCAGAAGGGCCATAGAGCTTCTGACCAAGGTGGGGTTAGGTGACAGGCTCCACCACAAGCCTGCTGAGCTTTCGGGTGGCCAGCAGCAGAGGGTCGCCATCGCTAGGGCTTTGGCTAACGACCCCGTTATAGTGTTGGCGGACGAGCCTACCGGGAACCTAGACCTGCATACAGGGCTTGAGATCATAACTATGCTCAGGAACCTTAACAGGGAGAAGGGTGTGACTATTTTCACGGCCACGCACGACCTGAAGATGATCGACGTCTCGGACAGGATCGTGTGGATACGAGACGGTAAGATCGATAGGATCGAGAAGAGGGTCGACGTAGTCGTAAGTATGGAGGAGATGTAGGCGCAGATAATCGGCGGCTTACAGCGGTTAGAGCCTACAGGTTATTCTATTCCTTATATCCTAGCTTTAAATAGGGTAACGCTTAAATCGGTTTAAGCTTAGGTTACCCTGGATTCTCGGGGAGGAATAGGGGATTGAAGCTTCTCCTGATACATGCCGACAGCTTCGAGTATAGGGTTACCGGTAAAGCCGTCGATATGGCTGAGTCTTTGACGGAAGATATGCGTGAGGGTGTTTTCGAGGAGGTTTTGGTCGTCTTCACGACCGTCGAGAAGGAGGATACCGAGGCTAGAGAAATCGTCGTTAATAATGCGGTGGCGAGCGTTAAGGAGGTTGCTTCTAAACTCGGTGTCGGAAGAGTCCTCGTATATCCGTATGCGCATCTCAGTAGCGACCTCGCAAACCCGAGGGATGCGCTTAGGGTTCTACAGATGTTTGAGGATGCACTTAGGAGGGAGGGCTTCGAGACGCATAGAAGCCCTTTCGGATGGTATAAGAGCTTCAAACTCAGCTGTAAGGGTCATCCGCTTGCTGAACTCTCTAGGAGTATAACCGCCGAGGCCGTCGAGGTCGAAGAGGCCGAGAAGCCTACGCCTAAGACCAGGGAGTTTCACAGGTTTTTGGTCATAGACGTCGACGGAAAGGTTTACGAGGTCGACCCGAATGATTGGAAGAGCTGTCCCGTGTTCGGGAAGAAAGACCGGGTCTATAGGCTCTTAGCGATTTTCGTCCGGAACGAGATTGAGGGTAATCCTCCTAAGAAAAAGCCTAAGCACATAGAGTATATGCGTCGTCTGGAGCTTGTGGACTACTGCCCGGAAAGCGACGTCGGAAACATGAAGTTCTATCCGAACGGTGTGCTGATAGCCGATTTGGTGAAGGACTACGCTATGTTCAAGGTCGCTCTTCCATGGGGGGCCATGAAGGTTCAGAACCCCCTGATATACCGGGAGAGCGTCAAGGAGATCCGGGAGCTCATGGGTGAGTTCCACGAGAGAGACTACCGTATGAGCTATGGTGGTGAAAACTTCGTCTTGAGGTTCGCCTCAGACCCAGGGGCCTTCCCGTTCATGCAGAAGACGCTCTTCAGCTATAGGCATTTACCCGTCAAGATATACGAGGAGGTTCAGTGTTTCCGTAGGGAGAAGAGCGGTGAAGTCGTGGGTCTACGTAGGCTCAGAAGCTTCACGATGACCGACCAACACTGCTTCTGCAGAGACGAGGAGCAGGCTAGGGAGGAGTTCGAAAGGCTATGTCTCCTGTTTAGAGACCTCATGAATATGATCGCCCCTGGCTCCTGGGTCTTGGGCTGGGAGGGTGTTGAATGGTTCTACGAGGAGAACAAGGATTGGCTTAGAGACCTTACGGTCAAGATGGGTGTTCCGGCTTTCTTCAAGCTCAGCC
The window above is part of the Candidatus Bathyarchaeota archaeon genome. Proteins encoded here:
- a CDS encoding ABC transporter ATP-binding protein; its protein translation is MRYEYTVETEDLAKYYQMGEVVVKALDGINLKIRRGEYLSIMGPSGSGKTTLFNMIGGLDRPTRGRVYIDEVDISKLDAYELAWLRCRKIGYIFQTFNLIPVLTALENVTLPMIFAGVPREERLRRAIELLTKVGLGDRLHHKPAELSGGQQQRVAIARALANDPVIVLADEPTGNLDLHTGLEIITMLRNLNREKGVTIFTATHDLKMIDVSDRIVWIRDGKIDRIEKRVDVVVSMEEM
- a CDS encoding threonine--tRNA ligase, yielding MKLLLIHADSFEYRVTGKAVDMAESLTEDMREGVFEEVLVVFTTVEKEDTEAREIVVNNAVASVKEVASKLGVGRVLVYPYAHLSSDLANPRDALRVLQMFEDALRREGFETHRSPFGWYKSFKLSCKGHPLAELSRSITAEAVEVEEAEKPTPKTREFHRFLVIDVDGKVYEVDPNDWKSCPVFGKKDRVYRLLAIFVRNEIEGNPPKKKPKHIEYMRRLELVDYCPESDVGNMKFYPNGVLIADLVKDYAMFKVALPWGAMKVQNPLIYRESVKEIRELMGEFHERDYRMSYGGENFVLRFASDPGAFPFMQKTLFSYRHLPVKIYEEVQCFRREKSGEVVGLRRLRSFTMTDQHCFCRDEEQAREEFERLCLLFRDLMNMIAPGSWVLGWEGVEWFYEENKDWLRDLTVKMGVPAFFKLSREMSHYFAIKNEYQVIGADEANVQISTVQYDIKNGERFKIMYVGEDGKKHPCIILHASSFGSIERTLYALLEVAARMEEEGRPPMLPVWLSPEQVRLIPVAERHVAKCMEIADFLEKSRVRVGVDDRELSVARKVRDAKTRWVPFIVVVGDREVETNRLPVVIRDKSTLKEDYMKEMTVEELAEEVRSRCRGMPFRPLYVPRELSRRVTFVAWGR